Proteins found in one Hirundo rustica isolate bHirRus1 chromosome Z, bHirRus1.pri.v3, whole genome shotgun sequence genomic segment:
- the F2R gene encoding proteinase-activated receptor 1, producing MRPRALLCALALLCCPPPRPGFPSNSSIPGIRTFSVRFSSSPDADLIPIDGDNENDLEVGSGATNQTGSFLHEQWVLSVHTARYLTSPWLTRFVPSVYTLVLVLSLPLNITAILVFLKKMKIEKPAVVYMLNLALADVLFVSVLPFKIVYHFSGNDWVFGPQMCRFITAAFFCNMYCSIMLMTGISFDRFLAVVYPMQSLGWRTLPRASLVCFIIWLVAITGVIPFLLREQTMEIPSLNITTCHDVLRESELHGFYLHFFSVFSSVFFIVPFIVSTVCYVCIIRCLSSSTIVAKQNKKTRALLLCVAVFSVFIICFGPTNVLLLIHYIHFSYDNSLEYLYFAYLLCVSISSISCCIDPFIYYYASSQYQRQFFSLFNCKKTFDPNSSNSSGQLMSTTSSRRTTLTTNVNNSVYRKLLAMH from the coding sequence gcTTTCCAAGTAACAGCAGCATACCAGGCATCAGAACCTTTTCCGTACGTTTTTCTTCCAGTCCCGATGCTGATCTTATACCTATTGATGGTGATAATGAAAATGACTTGGAAGTTGGATCAGGAGCCACCAATCAGACTGGATCATTCCTTCACGAACAATGGGTGTTGTCAGTTCACACAGCAAGATACCTCACTAGTCCGTGGCTGACTCGTTTTGTTCCTTCCGTTTACACCCTAGTGCTTGTGCTGAGTCTCCCTCTGAACATTACAGCGATACTCGTGTttctgaaaaagatgaaaattgaGAAGCCAGCTGTAGTATACATGCTGAATTTGGCCCTCGCAGATGTTCTCTTTGTAAGCGTGCTCCCATTTAAGATTGTTTATCACTTTTCTGGCAATGACTGGGTTTTTGGGCCTCAGATGTGCCGTTTCATCACTGCTGCCTTCTTCTGCAACATGTACTGCTCAATAATGCTTATGACGGGCATAAGCTTCGATCGCTTCCTAGCAGTGGTGTACCCCATGCAGTCCCTGGGGTGGCGTACACTACCTCGTGCCTCACTGGTGTGTTTCATCATATGGCTTGTAGCCATAACCGGGGTTATACCTTTTCTCCTGCGAGAGCAAACAATGGAAATACCCAGCTTGAACATAACTACTTGCCACGATGTGCTGAGAGAATCCGAACTTCACGGCTTTTACCTCCACttcttctctgtcttctcttcCGTGTTTTTCATTGTGCCATTTATAGTTTCTACTGTCTGCTATGTGTGTATCATTCGCTGCCTTAGTTCTTCCACCATTgttgcaaagcaaaacaagaagaCACGTGCCTTGCTCCTGTGTGTggctgttttttctgttttcattatttgCTTTGGACCAACAAATGTTCTCCTCTTAATTCATTATATCCATTTTTCGTATGACAACAGCTTAGAGTATCTCTACTTTGCCTATTTGCTCTGTGTTTCTATCAGCAGCATTAGCTGCTGCATTGACCCCTTTATTTATTACTATGCTTCTTCTCAGTATCAGAGACAATTTTTCAGCCTCTTCAATTGTAAAAAGACTTTTGATCCTAACAGTAGTAACAGCAGTGGCCAGTTGATGTCTACCACTAGTAGCAGAAGGACTACGTTAACTACTAATGTGAATAACAGTGTCTACAGGAAATTACTAGCGATGCATTGA